Sequence from the Miscanthus floridulus cultivar M001 chromosome 16, ASM1932011v1, whole genome shotgun sequence genome:
CAAGATTGTTAAGTTTCATCTGtaaattttgaacatctttggTTACCTGCTAAAGTAATAAATAGAATTAAACACATAGCAAAAGAAGAGCTAATAGGAGGACTGTCCTGGAAGCCCTTACTAACCATGGTTGGATTGCGGATATCCAAGGAGCTCATACTGTGGGAATCATCATTGAATTCTTAGCGCTATGGGATATTCTCTCGGAGGTGGTTCTGCAGCCTGGAGTGGAGGATGCTCATATTTGGCGTCTATCGACATCAGGACAATATTCGGCAAAATCTGCATATGAGGGTTTCTTCATTGGCTCCACTGTATTCAGGCCTCGGGAGCGTATTTGGAAAACTTGGGCCCCAGGAAAATGCCGCTTCTTTATGTGGTTGGTAGCACACAACAAATGTTGGACAGCAGACAGGCTGGCACGCCGAGGTCTCCCACATCCTGCTCGCTGCCCCCACtgtgaacaagaagaagaaactcTCAATCATCTACTAGTCTCATGTGTGTTTGCACGCGAATTTTGGTTTGTTTTGCTGCGAAGAATGGGTCTACAGGCCCTTTCGCCACAAGATGAACCCTCCTTCGATGATTGGTGGGCCAAAGCAGAGTCTAGAATGGATGGTTCACACAAAAAAGGACTCAACTCGCTTATCATCCTTGGTGCATGGACAATTTGGAACCATCGCAACCGGTGTGTTTTCGATGGGACTCCTCCTAGCCTGGCTGGAGCATTGCTGCTCGCAAGTGAGGAACAGCGTTTCTGGAAGCTTGCAAAGGCTCAGGGAAGCTCCTTCCCTTCTCTTGAGCCTGTAGATAGCCAATAGGATCCTTTTGTGGAGGTGAAGTCGTTTTCTATATTAGTAAAAGGCGCGTGTGTTTGTCTAAGAGCTTAGGAGTGTGAGTGTGTGTTGTAAGGGCTCTTGCCCCCCCTTTTTTTTCCTTCTTAATATAAAGATACGCagttctcctgcgtgttcgagaaaaaaaaaaagaattaaacACATCAGAAGTTAAgaactgtattttttttaaaaaaaatcagaagTTAAGAACTGTTGATTGGTAACCAAGTGCCTGTATTTAATATTCATCACCAAGACAAACTGACAAAATATAGTAATGGATTGGTAATAAGCTAAACAGATGTAGCAGAACATGAACAATACTTGAACAATAAGCTTACCTGAGGTATATGAACATTATCAGCATTGGTAGATTCTTTATCACTTAACGATGGAACTTCACTTGGAGCAGGAGTATATTCCGGTGGTGGAGATTCTTTCAGATCTACACTTGCTTCTGTTGAAGAAAACTGAGTCTCTATAGAGGCAACAGAGGTTTCTTGCAAATTGGAAGCAGATTCCGACAAAGTAAATGAAGCTTGTTTGGGTGGGACTAGAAAATCTTGCAGGATAGTATGTCATTCGTTTACAAGTGAGGAATTTTCATTGAAAGTAGCAGTTCCACTTAAAGAGGGAAAGCTTGCTTTCAGAGAATTACAAACTTCATTCACCACATTAGGTGCTTCATTCACATTATCTAGTGTCTGCTCTGTCACAGGAACCCCAGCTGTTTCCTTGGCATGGGGAACTCCATTGATGAGCTGCTCTACTTGAGGCTCTGTTATGCTGACAGTGACAACTTTCAACTTCTTCTCCTCAATATATTGACCAGTTTCTTTGGAGAATTACAATGAAGATTGAGTCAAAGTAAAATAGAGACAGATGCAAAGAAAAATCACATAAGCTAAGCATAACTTGCTGCATATACTTACAAAAGCAGGAACAATGCCCTCATCAGCTGTACCAAACGGAACAACTGTGGTCTGCACAAGAAACTTGTCTTTTGTTTGCAAATCAAGTGGAGCATTATTTAGCGCTTGCATAGTAACTACATTTTATTTAAACAACAACATTAAATAAAATGACAAAAAAAAGGAAGTAAATTGCACTCTGAAGAAAAGCAAAATCCACCATGGCATCTAGGAAACGATGCCATCTAGCTTGCACTACTGCAATGAATTCTGAGTATGCCAAAGCACCAATTTCACCAGTAGCCAGACAACGTTTACCTGTAAAATCACGTGATGCCAATGGAAGAATAACTCCTATATTTGGTCGAACACAATATTTTTTTGGAGAAGTTGTTTTAACCTGTTACATATTCAAATATCCAAGTCACCAGAACAGAAATTGGTATAAATGCGAATGTATGAAAACGTTAGGCCTTAAATTGTTTCATCCAAAGAAAAAATAGATAGCATAGTGTGCATCAATGATCATTGATCAAACATTACCCTACAACAACAGTATGAGAAAAATCTTAACTCCATCGCACAAAATAACCATAATACACAACATAAGATTGGAGACCAACCTTGAATGCGACATATTGATCTGACTTATTAACAAGATGGATACAACATGAACTCTGCTTTTTCACCTCAACTGATAACAAGTGAAAGTCAGATAAATATTCATTTACAGGTGGTAGAATAAATAACAATATGAAATTACGATATTAGACTATAACAAAAACCCTAGTTAACATTCACTAACCTACAGATGATAGAATCAATAACAATAGAAAATTATGATGATAAACTATATAATATCCTAGTTAACATTAACAAACCTCTGAAGAATAGCATGGTATTCATAAAAAAGGAAAGAATAGCATGTTAACAGAAAATTAGTAAACAGTCATGAAAACTAGAGCTTATGACTTACTATGCTCAGTACAGCTTCATTTTGGTCATAAGAACCCCCACATTTCCTGTTCAGCTTCATGACACGTACGAAACTTTTTGTTTCTTTAGATAAGCTCATCCAAGTGTATTCCCATAGAAGACTACCACCAGCCTTTAGCTCCTTGTCCTAACTACCTGTCGACCTCAGCGAGTGGTGAGACAGGAAGTCCAAATAGGTTCCAGCTCTCACCCTTGAATCATAAGCATAAAGGATTGTTTGGGATGGTTTAATAGGAACCAAAGATCTAGAGTTTAGAATTCTCTACAGATATGAACACCAAAAACACCATTCCACTAAAAATAAAGTTAATCGATTTCTTAGCCATGAATGCATAAATCAATCCGCAAAATATCTCATTATCTTGCATGATCAATAACAATGAATAATACAAACCATCTGGCACGAAGgagaaaataaacaagtttgctctGTCCCAATTACCCTACGATTAACTACAGTGTGATTGAATACAGCAGTCTAGTAGAGTCCCTACTAGCCTCTTTCAACACACCTAACAGCATGTTCTGCTATCATTGTTCCCAATCAGAAGAAAGTGGTGGATTTACATCAGATTAACCTACTTATCAAATGAACACATGTGACAAGCAGCACATGCCCGCCCATTAAGATACAAAATTACTCGCAGCAAAAGAACGACCTATTCCAATATCACATCCAACCACCAGCACTAAACCACAAGAAAGGATCCAtcccaatgttttcaagtcgtccgattaatcgcgattactcGTCCTAATCGGTCCCTGGTGTTCGATTAGGAGGTCCAACTCGATTAGCTCGACCAGAAAGCTGGTCGTCCGATTAGtcgacgactaatcacgattagtcgtccgaCTAGGCCATGGACGACCAGTGTGGTTGCTCTGTTTTTTTGGGCCTGTTCAACCGGGCCTATATGTGGCCTATTAGGGTTAGAATAGGCACCCCAAAACACCGGAGGCACACAGGCACGGTGGCAAACGCAGGGCGGCCGCAATTTTTCCCCGCGCGCCTCCACTCTCCCACGCGCGCGTTTCCTGCCCCCCGCGCGTGATTCCTCCCCTTCCCGCGCGCGATTCCCTCTCTCCCGTGAGCTATTCCCCTCCCTCGCACGCTATTCTCCTCTCTGGTGAGCTGTGAAGCCAACGGCGCCCTCTGCCAGGTCAAGTGGCCGCGGTCTTCGTGATGAGCTgctccgacgacggtatgtgcctTTCCCCTCTCCATCTTCTTCCCTCCTCCCCCATCCCTCACTCCGCAGCCTCTCTGGCTCTCTGCTAGACTGCTAGGTTGCTTGCTGTGTTGTACTGCTGTCCCTCTGCTATTCTCTAGTTCCAAAGAAAAGAGAAGCAATCCACTCTGCTAGACTAATCGGCCTGGTCGACGAGTAATCGCGATTAGTCACCTGGTCGGTCCCATGGGGACTAGGTTCGACTAGACGACTTGAAAGCATTGATCCATCCTCTTAACTGGCAACTATACAGATTCTTGTGTATAGAAAAAAGAGAGACTAGTGAGTCCAACAAAGGTACCATGTTACAAAATGTTAATGCCCAGTAAGTCCCTaaattttgtatgtgttctcatgGGGATTGGGTTCGGACATGCTTAAATGGATCATGAACAAACAGTAACTCCCATGTTACACAAGTAAAAGTACAGACTGCAAAACAAAATTCAAGTTAAAAAATTGTCCCATTCGCATGGTACAAACAATGCAAACTATATTCTGGTTCAAACCTCCAAAACGGCAGATGAAACAAACTGACCGTGTTTCACCTAACACCTCTCTCTGCATCCTTATGCATATAACACGCACTCAGCACTTGTGACATACCATGTTTTATTCACTCTTTTTCCGCGTCATCACAAGTGGCAAGCAAACAATCAGAGAATCTAGAATGTCACTGCTGCAACCAATTCACCAAATGTGCATATACAGCTAGAAGATATGTCACATTCCCACACGCCAAACTTCAGAGCCATTGGCAGAAGGACAGCACAGGAACTAATACTTGTTGACACCCCAACCACTAAACCACCTATTAGCACTAGCGCACTTGTTGACTGGAGAACAGATGGATCCGACTGAAAGTACAAATCATGTTATGAAAGTGCTAATGCCACGGTTGGTCCTCAAATTTGTTGGCACAAACCTCACGCAATCGCAAGTAATAAGATTATCTTGACTGTCGTACATTCTGAGGGCTGAAGAGGAGGTGTCAGGGAACGAGAAGAAGGGCACGTACCGAGGAAGCGGAGCTCGCGGGGGTGGATCTCGACGAGCACGTCCTCGCTGCCCATCGCTGCCTCCCCGTCCCCGGCCGCGCTGGCTAGAGAGTAGAGAGGACGGATGCAGAGATCGAAGCAGCTGCTCTGCCTCTGCGTGCGGGGGCGTGTTGTGCCCCTCGGAGCGGAGCGGAGAAAAGGGTGGACCGGGTGGAGAAAGACAGAGTCTGGGCGCGGACGGGGATGCCACTCCGCCGCCTTCCACAACTCCCAAGTCCCCGTCAGCCTCCCCGAGACGCCCGACTGTTTCGGCCGCCGAAATGCAGGCGAGTTCCAGTGCGAGTGCGAGTGCGAGTGCGGTCCTCGTCCGTTTCGAGAAGTGAAAAGGGCTTCCCCTAACCGTTGTGAATCACTGGAAGCCAAACCAAATGATGCCATTCATATATGGGCCTCTCTCGGGCTACGTTTATGGGCCTTGGGCCATCATTTGGTAGTCCATTCCTTTGGCTGGCCCGGCCTACGCCGACGGTCGACGCCCCCTTATATAACGCCCCGAACCCTAGAGGCCAGCTCCATAATCCATAACCACCGCCACCGGGCAGCCGTCACCTTGCGGTTCTGCGCCTCCAGTCCAGCTCTTGCTAAGGTATCGTTTCTTCTCGTCAAATCCTCCCTCGCTCGacctctttccttagctgcttGATGCGATAGCGACTGGATCAAGGTTGTACTCTGTCGCCTCCCCGTGCCTGTAGTGATTCGGTCCCTCTGTTTGCGATTAATGATAGCTACTGCGCCTCCACTCCCTTAGGGCCCGTTCGTTTCGAGCGGAACGGAGTGCCGGAACCGATCCCGACCGGAAGGCAGCTGTATTTTATACCCGTCAGCTATCACCGGGAAGCGTTCCGACTAGAAATCGACGTAAACGAACGGGCCCTTAGGGTTTTCGGGTTTGGCTTGCTTTCGTGTTTCGATGACCTGATTCATACGGGATTCGATGAATTACTTACATACCGTCGTTGGACGACTTACTGATTGTGCTCGTGGTCGTGTTACCTGGTCttaataaggccttgtttggatgcgcatgtatttatctcaatccacatgtgttgaagtggaattaaactaaattccattccattccactccaacacatgtcaGGTCGATTTTTTTGAGGCGCAGAGCTGCTGTAGTTTTGCAGATTTTTGTTCTGTATCCTCTTAGTAGTTCATCTGCATCAATAGTGCACCCTCATCGTATGGGCAAATTTCGGATCTGTAGTTCACCTTAGGGTTTGTGGTTTTTTGCCTTCATGTTTCTCTGATCTGATTGTTAAGGATAGTTTCTTATTAATCCGATGAACTACTTACATACTGCTGGGTGACTTATTGATTGTGCTCGTGGTCGTGTTACCTTGTCTTGATAAAGTGTCGGATCGTACTTTTTGAGGTCTAGAGCTCCTGTAGTTTCTTTGTTTTGCAGATACTTTTGTACTGTATCTGTCTTTGTAGTTCATGTGCCGTAATAGTTGCAACCTCATCGAATGAGCAAATTTCTGATCTGGTTTACGAAGTAGTTTGAGATTCCAATTTTGAACTCTTACTGAATCAAAATTCTGTGCGCACACTTACTAgtttcctctttttttttctcgggctgctttgttctttttatattatattatattgtttCCTCTGTGTAGTGTTTCTAGTGCTGCTTTATCCTCTCCCCCGCCCCTGCTGATGTGTATCAGGTTATTTTTAAGCTAATTGCTGCGGTTGCCATAGTTcttaaggcgtcgcctaggcgtcgcctaggcgtccaggcgaccCCCAAGCGCCTTGCAAAATGCTCGCCTAGGCGTCTAAGGCGGGCGCCTAGGCGTCTAAGGCGGGCGCCTAGGCGTCTGGGCGGTGGCACATTGTCATGCCTCGCCTTTACGCCTTAAGAACTATGGCGGTTGCAACTTTTGATCTAGTTTTTTATCCCATCTGATAAATTCTTTTGTTAGTGGCTTTGGTGTTTACGTTTCTAATAACTGATTCATCTGGTGTAACAGTTTAAGCTTCACCTCCAGCCATGGGTAAGGAGAAGTCCCACATCAACATTGTGGTTATTGGCCACGTCGACTCTGGCAAGTCAACCACCACCGGCCACCTGATCTACAAGCTTGGAGGCATTGACAAGCGTGTGATCGAGAGGTTCGAGAAGGAGGCCGCTGAAATGAACAAGCGGTCCTTCAAGTACGCGTGGGTGCTCGACAAGCTCAAGGCTGAGCGTGAGAGAGGTATCACCATTGATATCGCTCTGTGGAAGTTCGAGACCACCAAGTACTACTGCACGGTCATTGATGCCCCTGGACACCGTGACTTCATCAAGAACATGATCACTGGTACCTCCCAGGCTGACTGTGCCGTCCTTATCATTGACTCCACCACTGGTGGTTTTGAGGCTGGTATCTCCAAGGATGGCCAGACCCGTGAGCATGCTCTCCTTGCTTTCACCCTTGGTGTGAAGCAGATGATATGCTGCTGCAACAAGGTATCATGAATTTCTGTTTCACTCCTGTTCATTAGTTGATACACAGTATTAGACTATGTGAGCTGTATACAGAATTTGATGCTAGTATACTGTATTGGTTATTCATGTCTATTAGTTAATCTTCATTGGTTAATGGTGCAGAAAGATTCTCTCAATAACTCTGATATGAATTTCTCATTCAATCGCTTGTATTCATTTTGCTTTGCCTTTTATTTCATCTGTACCATTAAGCTAATGATAATGTTCTGTTTCCAAGCTTATACCATGCCCTTGCTCTGGAGAATCAAGCTAATGTTAATTATATTTTCTGTTGCTGTTGTATTTTCAGATGGATGCGACCACTCCCAAGTACTCCAAGGCCCGTTACGATGAGATTGTGAAGGAAGTCTCGTCCTACCTCAAGAAGGTTGGATACAACCCTGACAAGATTGCTTTCGTCCCAATCTCTGGTTTTGAGGGTGACAACATGATTGAGAGGTCCACCAACCTTGACTGGTACAAGGGCCCAACCCTGCTTGAGGCTCTTGACCAGATCACCGAGCCCAAGAGGCCTTCAGACAAGCCCCTGCGTCTGCCCCTCCAGGATGTGTACAAGATTGGTGGTATTGGAACTGTACCAGTTGGTCGTGTGGAGACTGGTGTCATCAAGCCTGGTATGGTTGTCACCTTCGGTCCAACTGGCCTGACTACTGAGGTGAAGTCTGTTGAGATGCACCATGAGGCTCTTCAGGAGGCCCTTCCTGGTGACAATGTTGGCTTCAACGTGAAGAACGTCGCTGTGAAGGATCTCAAGCGTGGGTATGTGGCCTCCAACTCCAAGGATGACCCTGCCAAGGAGGCTGCCAGCTTCACCTCCCAGGTCATCATCATGAACCACCCTGGGCAGATCGGCAACGGCTATGCCCCAGTGCTGGACTGCCACACCTCCCACATCGCTGTCAAGTTTGCTGAGCTCATTACCAAGATCGACAGGCGGTCTGGCAAGGAGCTTGAGAAGGAGCCCAAGTTCCTGAAGAACGGTGATGCTGGTATGGTGAAGATGATTCCCACCAAGCCCATGGTGGTTGAGACTTTCTCTGAGTATCCTCCTCTGGGTCGTTTTGCTGTCCGTGACATGAGGCAGACGGTTGCTGTTGGAGTTATCAAGAGCGTGGAGAAGAAGGATCCTACGGGTGCCAAGGTGACCAAGGCTGCTGCCAAGAAGAAATGATGCCCCTGCCACTTTGTGGTCAATCCTGTGTCTTCTTTTGGGATACCTAGATGCTTTATTACCATGGCTTAAATTTTGTCAATGGCCATTGCTGTGATCGTGTGAACTGTTAAGGTCTTACAGCAATGCCCATTTGGTTGTGGTTCTTGTCAAGTTTCATTATGTCTTAAGCAAAACTTGAATGCTCTTCGACTGATTTGAGCCCTTATTGATGATATGGAATGCTTTGACTTCAAAagtttaaattgctcaaagtattAGCCTTTTTTTCTTATTGTTCCTCTGTTGATGTTGTTTTATGTTTTTGTTtcatttagcaatttagcaatTTGGACTGGCCCGAGCATACTCCACTTGCTCTGGGGGGTATAGCTCAGTTGGTAGAGCTCTGCTCTTGCAATTGGGTCGTTGCGATTATGGGTTGGCTGTCTAATTGTTTGGGCGTCTAATTGTAATGATAGTATCTTGTACCTGAACTGGTGGCTCACTTTTTCTAAGTAATGGGGAAGAGGAAACATGAAGATGGGCTGTCAAAAAGGTAGAGGAGGTAGGATGGCCGTATTGATATTGGTAGGGCGATTGTGTGAATGGAAAGTAGGTATCCAAGATATTGGACACTTAGGAGAAATAATAATGTCCAGCATGGACAAAATGTACTGCTCTGAATTTAGAATAATATTAATGGACTAATTGAATTTGTAGCATGGACTATTGCTCTGAATttagaataatatatatgttGAGATTGTATTaattaatattaatattaatatatgGTGGGTTAGTGGTACAAGAGTAAAATTTTGTAAGGAACATGAAGATGCTCATATATTCCTGAGCGTGGACTAAATCTATTAATGGGAGAGGCAAAATTGTAGAATCTCGCTTAATTGAATCTCGTGTTAGTGTATTAGTTTCTAAACGTTATGTATATGTACCCTTTCAACCTGATTTGATTTATTTGAGCAAATTTCAGCAACCAAAGGTCTGAGTCTCCAGTGGGCTGGTTTTTGCAATGGTT
This genomic interval carries:
- the LOC136512059 gene encoding elongation factor 1-alpha-like — translated: MGKEKSHINIVVIGHVDSGKSTTTGHLIYKLGGIDKRVIERFEKEAAEMNKRSFKYAWVLDKLKAERERGITIDIALWKFETTKYYCTVIDAPGHRDFIKNMITGTSQADCAVLIIDSTTGGFEAGISKDGQTREHALLAFTLGVKQMICCCNKMDATTPKYSKARYDEIVKEVSSYLKKVGYNPDKIAFVPISGFEGDNMIERSTNLDWYKGPTLLEALDQITEPKRPSDKPLRLPLQDVYKIGGIGTVPVGRVETGVIKPGMVVTFGPTGLTTEVKSVEMHHEALQEALPGDNVGFNVKNVAVKDLKRGYVASNSKDDPAKEAASFTSQVIIMNHPGQIGNGYAPVLDCHTSHIAVKFAELITKIDRRSGKELEKEPKFLKNGDAGMVKMIPTKPMVVETFSEYPPLGRFAVRDMRQTVAVGVIKSVEKKDPTGAKVTKAAAKKK